From a single Fulvivirga ulvae genomic region:
- a CDS encoding TonB-dependent receptor, whose protein sequence is MSKPTFRLLTLVALLFFIHPLSAQQKVTLSGYVKDAENGEALIGATVFVRETKSGSASNVYGFYSVTLPPGQYTIEYTYIGHQPVVKEVELNENQRLNVEMTGESQQLEEVVISGERVDANVTSTEMSTNKLDIQTIRKLPAFLGEVDVLKSIQLLPGVSTVGEGAAGFNVRGGGVGQNLILLDEAPVYNSSHLFGFFSVFNPDAVKDTKLYKGAIPAQYGGRIASLLDVRTKEGNSKHFEANGGIGTVFSRLALEGPIVKDKSSFILAGRRSYIDILAKPFLQDLDDVGLSFYDLTLKTNYDFDKNNRLYLSGYFGRDVFKFDENQGFNWGSKTATLRWNHVFNARLFSNFTAVYSKYDYQLEFGEDARDKFTWDSDVTNYMFKPEFTYFVNNYNEVSFGGSVIYYTFEPANAVGVSDGERIDFSLDKKYNLESAVYLSNKHELNDRLSAEYGLRYSMFRYLGPGTVYEYGEAEAGERKPVTGEKEYDRGETIQSYSNLEPRLAFKYQLNASSSVKGSYNRMAQYIHLVSNTTASNPLDVWVPSSNNLKPQIGDQFALGYFRNFGKGNDYEASVEIYTRLTKNQVDYIDGAEILINEYLEGDLLSGDGRAYGLELYLKKNVGNLNGWISYTLGRTELQVEGINDGEWYPTRYDQTHNLKVAAFYDLNERISLSGNFTFVTGTPTTFPTSRYVIQDILIPYTADEGRNNVRLENYHRLDLSLRLEGKKMKKGKERKNEDYWVFSLYNVYGRKNPFSIYFSQGEDRVVPGEAINTEATRVAIVGTIIPSISYNFKF, encoded by the coding sequence ATGTCAAAACCAACATTCCGATTATTAACTTTAGTTGCTTTATTGTTTTTTATCCATCCACTGAGTGCCCAGCAGAAGGTCACACTTAGTGGGTATGTCAAGGATGCCGAAAACGGAGAGGCCTTGATAGGAGCGACCGTTTTTGTTAGGGAAACCAAAAGTGGATCCGCATCAAATGTCTATGGATTTTATTCGGTTACCCTGCCACCAGGGCAGTATACCATCGAGTACACTTATATTGGCCACCAGCCGGTAGTGAAGGAGGTAGAACTTAATGAAAACCAACGACTTAATGTAGAAATGACCGGAGAGAGCCAGCAGTTGGAAGAGGTTGTGATTTCCGGTGAGCGCGTAGATGCCAATGTTACAAGTACCGAAATGAGTACCAATAAACTGGATATCCAAACCATAAGAAAACTGCCTGCTTTTTTAGGTGAGGTAGATGTGTTGAAGAGTATCCAGTTATTACCGGGTGTGAGTACCGTAGGAGAAGGTGCTGCCGGTTTTAACGTAAGAGGTGGTGGTGTAGGGCAAAACCTGATACTTCTGGATGAAGCTCCTGTTTATAATTCGTCTCACCTGTTTGGTTTCTTTTCTGTTTTTAACCCTGATGCCGTTAAAGATACTAAACTTTACAAGGGCGCCATTCCGGCCCAGTATGGAGGCCGCATAGCTTCTTTGCTTGATGTCAGAACCAAAGAGGGCAACAGTAAGCACTTTGAAGCTAACGGAGGAATAGGAACAGTTTTTAGCCGTCTCGCGCTTGAAGGCCCAATAGTCAAAGACAAATCCTCGTTTATACTCGCAGGCAGGAGGTCCTACATCGATATTCTGGCCAAACCGTTCTTACAGGATCTCGACGATGTCGGTCTGAGCTTTTATGACCTCACCCTGAAAACAAATTATGATTTCGACAAGAACAACAGGCTTTACCTTTCCGGGTATTTTGGAAGGGATGTTTTTAAATTTGACGAGAACCAGGGTTTCAACTGGGGAAGCAAAACAGCAACCCTGAGATGGAACCATGTATTCAATGCAAGACTGTTTTCAAATTTTACTGCCGTTTACAGCAAGTATGATTACCAGCTGGAATTTGGTGAGGATGCCAGGGACAAGTTCACCTGGGATTCGGATGTGACCAACTATATGTTCAAACCAGAGTTTACCTATTTTGTCAATAACTATAACGAGGTTAGTTTCGGAGGGTCCGTGATCTACTATACCTTCGAACCTGCCAATGCCGTGGGAGTTAGTGATGGTGAACGTATAGATTTCAGTCTGGATAAGAAATACAACCTGGAATCAGCAGTTTACCTGAGTAATAAGCATGAGCTTAACGACAGGCTTTCTGCAGAGTACGGGCTCAGGTATTCCATGTTTCGTTACCTGGGACCTGGCACAGTCTATGAATATGGAGAGGCAGAGGCCGGTGAGAGAAAACCTGTAACTGGTGAAAAAGAGTATGACAGGGGTGAGACCATACAAAGCTATTCAAACCTCGAACCGAGACTGGCTTTTAAATACCAGCTTAATGCCAGCAGCTCTGTCAAAGGTAGTTACAACCGTATGGCTCAGTACATCCATCTCGTTTCAAACACTACGGCGTCGAATCCGCTGGATGTATGGGTACCATCATCAAACAACCTGAAGCCCCAGATAGGTGACCAGTTTGCATTGGGCTATTTCAGGAATTTCGGAAAAGGAAATGATTATGAAGCCTCAGTGGAAATATATACCCGCTTGACTAAAAATCAGGTGGATTATATCGATGGTGCCGAGATTCTGATCAACGAGTACCTTGAGGGAGATTTGCTGAGCGGAGATGGAAGAGCTTATGGTCTGGAACTTTATCTGAAAAAGAATGTGGGAAACCTCAATGGCTGGATCAGCTATACTTTGGGCCGTACCGAGCTGCAGGTAGAAGGGATCAACGATGGTGAATGGTACCCTACCCGCTACGACCAAACCCATAACCTTAAAGTTGCGGCTTTTTATGATTTGAACGAACGTATTTCACTGTCTGGTAATTTTACATTTGTTACCGGTACGCCTACTACATTCCCCACTTCCAGATATGTAATACAAGATATACTTATCCCCTATACGGCTGATGAAGGAAGAAACAATGTGAGACTGGAGAACTACCATCGCCTTGATCTGTCGCTCAGGCTTGAAGGAAAGAAAATGAAGAAAGGAAAGGAGAGGAAAAATGAAGACTACTGGGTTTTCTCACTGTATAATGTATATGGCCGTAAAAATCCGTTCTCAATCTATTTCTCTCAGGGTGAAGATCGTGTGGTGCCTGGAGAGGCCATCAATACTGAAGCAACACGTGTTGCCATTGTTGGTACCATTATCCCTTCTATTTCATATAATTTTAAGTTTTAG
- a CDS encoding PAS domain-containing protein, with protein MRNLLLVGLLLFSLYTTVNAQRVIRVGVYDNYPLAFTSSRGEPKGIFIDILKDIAEKEGWKLVYKTGKADECFEWLASGEIDVTTESGDYKGRSADFDIASSGLISTWARVYAKRESDYTSLLDLGSKRVAVLENSYFINGPYKGFYASIKELDLRCTIVKAKSYKEIFELIDKKKVDAGIVSRIYGDIHDYKYDVMQTPVVFSPFRLSYIFRDAAPLAAKVVPIIESHIVTLKQDKSSVYYSSMNNYFKEHKPFEVPIWGYVILGVVIFIVVQLLLYVNILRRMVAARTADLKRAYANIKSRQQTLSLIYNNASEFIALFQVRKLGSYAVAKLPDWYLKELYLLNKDYPSYKVIGMGLKDLYRKLLKLDDNEINYRYQKMAEAIRSQQQVKYEEGFKMPDGSRGVAESNLIPILDRSKRCTHILYVSRNVTEERKMVEALSESEKRLQMAIEGAREGMWDWDIRTGSLHFNDYQFKMLGYEVDKFQPKAKEFYEMLHPDDRKRTRERLASHLKGETDYYENEYRIKTRSGEWKWLLVHGRVVDRDANGRAIRAIGTHVDIHESKVTEQALVESQQTLANLMANIPGMVYRSKVDEGFTPLFVSEGSKALFGIPPEQFLNGNIRLSDMIPDEYNAENVKAVAQALEENKQFQIVYPVNIKGEKKWMWEQGRAISPARDIIEGFVMDITDRRLAQEKIISTIIETEDNERARIAKELHDTLGQKLTTVSLNFNSLKKDISFNNGGLKKLNTGLNYLKEAIRDSREIAHNLMPQSIEDFGYVLSVQSLLADIDAVSETKFDFYDNLKGDRLPKNTELHLYRITQEAVNNILKYAKATTVSIQLMKYEGEVILTIEDDGVGFDTNEKMGTGNSFGLKSMLNRVNSLSGSLQIESGKGNGTVIIVEVPYRKESYESKDINS; from the coding sequence ATGAGAAATTTACTCCTTGTTGGGCTACTCCTCTTTTCGCTTTACACAACTGTAAATGCTCAGAGAGTAATAAGGGTTGGGGTTTATGATAACTATCCGCTTGCATTTACCAGCTCGCGTGGAGAGCCAAAAGGAATATTTATAGATATTCTGAAAGATATAGCCGAGAAGGAAGGCTGGAAGCTTGTCTATAAAACAGGTAAGGCCGATGAATGCTTTGAGTGGCTGGCATCGGGAGAAATAGATGTGACTACAGAGTCAGGTGATTATAAAGGAAGAAGTGCTGACTTCGATATAGCCAGTTCAGGATTGATATCTACCTGGGCAAGGGTATACGCCAAAAGAGAATCTGACTACACCTCATTGCTTGATCTGGGCAGTAAGCGTGTGGCAGTGTTGGAAAACAGCTATTTTATCAATGGCCCTTACAAAGGCTTCTATGCCTCCATCAAGGAGTTGGATTTGCGTTGCACCATTGTAAAAGCAAAAAGCTATAAAGAAATATTTGAGCTGATCGACAAGAAAAAGGTCGATGCTGGCATTGTTAGCCGTATTTATGGTGATATTCATGATTATAAATACGATGTGATGCAGACACCCGTAGTGTTCTCACCATTTCGGCTCTCCTATATTTTTAGAGATGCAGCTCCACTGGCGGCAAAAGTAGTACCTATCATTGAAAGCCACATTGTGACTCTGAAGCAAGACAAATCCTCGGTATACTACAGCTCCATGAACAACTATTTTAAAGAGCACAAACCCTTCGAAGTACCCATATGGGGATATGTGATCTTAGGAGTAGTGATCTTCATTGTAGTTCAGCTTCTACTCTATGTTAACATCTTGCGCAGGATGGTTGCAGCGCGAACGGCCGATCTGAAGAGGGCATACGCTAATATTAAATCACGTCAGCAAACGCTTTCACTGATATATAATAATGCATCAGAGTTTATAGCCCTTTTCCAGGTCCGCAAATTGGGCTCCTATGCCGTAGCTAAGTTACCAGACTGGTATCTTAAAGAGTTATATCTGCTCAATAAAGATTATCCATCGTACAAGGTCATAGGTATGGGGCTCAAAGATCTTTACCGGAAACTGCTGAAACTGGATGATAACGAAATCAATTACAGGTACCAAAAAATGGCTGAAGCCATCCGCTCCCAGCAGCAGGTTAAGTATGAAGAAGGCTTTAAAATGCCTGACGGAAGCAGGGGAGTGGCCGAATCAAACCTTATACCGATCCTGGACAGGAGCAAAAGATGTACACATATATTATACGTGTCTAGAAATGTGACAGAAGAGCGCAAAATGGTGGAGGCACTTTCTGAGAGTGAGAAGCGTTTGCAAATGGCTATTGAAGGAGCACGAGAGGGAATGTGGGACTGGGATATCCGCACAGGATCACTTCATTTTAATGACTATCAGTTTAAAATGCTGGGCTATGAAGTGGACAAGTTTCAGCCAAAGGCCAAAGAGTTTTATGAAATGTTACACCCTGATGACAGGAAGCGCACCCGCGAAAGACTGGCAAGCCATCTTAAGGGTGAAACGGACTATTATGAAAATGAGTATCGCATAAAAACCCGTTCAGGTGAGTGGAAGTGGCTACTGGTGCATGGCAGGGTTGTGGATAGAGATGCTAACGGAAGAGCGATCCGCGCCATCGGTACTCATGTGGATATTCATGAATCCAAAGTTACGGAGCAGGCCCTTGTGGAAAGCCAGCAGACATTAGCCAACCTGATGGCGAACATTCCGGGTATGGTTTACCGAAGCAAAGTGGATGAAGGGTTCACCCCCCTGTTTGTAAGTGAGGGAAGCAAAGCACTGTTTGGTATACCCCCGGAGCAGTTCCTTAATGGAAACATACGCCTGTCCGATATGATCCCTGATGAGTATAATGCTGAGAACGTAAAAGCTGTAGCACAGGCACTGGAGGAGAATAAGCAGTTTCAGATTGTTTATCCCGTTAATATAAAAGGTGAGAAAAAGTGGATGTGGGAACAAGGCCGGGCGATCTCACCTGCAAGAGATATTATTGAAGGATTTGTAATGGACATTACAGACCGCAGGCTGGCCCAGGAAAAGATCATTTCAACCATTATAGAAACTGAAGATAATGAAAGAGCCCGTATTGCAAAAGAACTGCATGATACACTGGGGCAAAAGTTAACTACTGTCTCATTGAATTTTAATTCTTTGAAAAAAGATATTTCATTTAACAATGGTGGCCTCAAAAAGCTTAACACAGGACTTAATTATCTTAAGGAGGCCATCCGCGACAGCAGGGAAATAGCGCACAACCTGATGCCACAGAGTATTGAGGATTTCGGTTATGTGCTGTCTGTCCAAAGTTTACTGGCAGATATTGATGCTGTTTCGGAAACAAAGTTTGACTTTTACGATAACCTGAAAGGAGACAGGTTGCCCAAAAATACCGAACTTCATTTGTATAGAATTACACAGGAAGCGGTAAACAATATTTTAAAATATGCTAAAGCCACTACGGTGTCCATTCAGTTGATGAAATATGAAGGTGAAGTCATACTGACCATTGAAGATGATGGTGTAGGCTTTGATACCAACGAAAAAATGGGGACCGGAAACAGCTTTGGCCTGAAAAGTATGTTGAACAGAGTGAACTCCCTTTCGGGAAGCTTACAAATAGAAAGTGGAAAAGGCAACGGAACAGTAATAATTGTAGAAGTACCCTATAGAAAAGAATCATATGAAAGCAAAGATATTAATAGTTGA
- a CDS encoding DUF4249 domain-containing protein, with amino-acid sequence MNIRILLNILAISLLAAACEDTIDVDLDKADPVLVVDAWINDKPEEQVIRLMMSQQYFDQNVPPGVSGATVTVTDNTGKAYYFTESDAGEYVWTPTGADPSFGEIGNTYTLNVQLEDGDSYQSVVAMNRTAQVDSISFTYEEETAFFPESYLAEVWARDPVGAGDSYWIRAYKNGILLNKPQEVNIAFDAAFTEGSNFDGITFIEPIRQGINPIDLDEDDEFIPPYDLGDSVYVEIHSISNEAFYFLSEVIIQTDRPGGFGELFAQPLANVPTNIYASENNSKGVVGFFNVAAVSGKGKKLEE; translated from the coding sequence ATGAATATCAGAATACTCTTAAATATACTTGCCATCTCTCTGCTCGCCGCTGCATGTGAAGATACTATTGATGTTGATCTGGATAAAGCTGATCCTGTTTTAGTGGTGGATGCCTGGATCAATGATAAGCCTGAAGAGCAGGTTATCCGACTGATGATGTCTCAGCAATACTTTGATCAGAATGTGCCTCCCGGGGTATCCGGGGCTACGGTTACAGTTACTGATAATACGGGCAAGGCATACTATTTTACAGAGAGTGATGCAGGTGAATACGTATGGACGCCAACTGGTGCCGACCCTTCTTTTGGTGAAATCGGCAATACGTACACTTTGAATGTGCAACTGGAAGACGGCGACAGTTATCAGTCGGTGGTCGCTATGAACAGGACTGCACAGGTAGATAGTATTTCATTTACTTATGAGGAGGAGACTGCCTTTTTTCCGGAGTCGTACCTGGCTGAAGTTTGGGCACGGGACCCGGTAGGAGCAGGCGACAGTTATTGGATCAGGGCCTATAAAAATGGAATATTGCTCAATAAGCCCCAGGAAGTGAACATAGCCTTTGATGCTGCTTTTACGGAGGGCAGCAATTTTGACGGGATCACCTTTATAGAGCCCATTCGTCAGGGAATTAACCCGATAGACCTGGATGAAGATGACGAGTTTATCCCTCCATATGATCTTGGGGATTCGGTTTATGTAGAAATACATTCAATTTCCAATGAAGCATTTTATTTTCTGTCAGAAGTTATTATTCAAACAGACAGGCCCGGTGGGTTTGGTGAACTTTTTGCGCAACCTCTGGCCAATGTACCTACGAATATCTACGCTTCGGAGAATAATAGCAAAGGCGTGGTAGGCTTCTTTAATGTGGCTGCTGTAAGTGGCAAAGGGAAAAAACTGGAAGAATAG
- a CDS encoding response regulator transcription factor: MKAKILIVDDHKVVRDGVALYLENDPDYEVIDQASNGLEALDFLEKERVDLVIIDINMDGLDGIETTRRIMKISKDIRVLALTMHNDYQHIKAMMDAGASGYILKSCDENEMKEAINAILEDEIYYSKEVAQTVMNNLAKKKPKASGDALPTPLTPREKEIYRLILEEDSNQEIADKLFISVRTVEVHKRNLLEKTGAKNSTGLVLYAIKNNLFEGI, from the coding sequence ATGAAAGCAAAGATATTAATAGTTGACGATCACAAAGTAGTACGAGATGGAGTGGCACTCTATTTGGAAAATGACCCTGATTATGAAGTAATAGATCAGGCATCCAATGGCTTGGAGGCTCTTGATTTTCTGGAAAAGGAAAGGGTAGACCTGGTGATCATAGATATTAATATGGATGGGCTGGATGGTATAGAAACCACAAGGAGGATAATGAAGATCAGTAAGGACATACGGGTGCTGGCTTTGACCATGCATAATGATTATCAGCATATTAAGGCCATGATGGATGCCGGGGCCAGTGGGTATATTCTCAAGAGTTGTGATGAAAATGAGATGAAAGAAGCTATAAATGCCATACTTGAAGATGAAATATATTACAGTAAGGAAGTGGCCCAGACAGTAATGAACAACCTTGCCAAAAAGAAGCCTAAGGCTTCCGGCGATGCCCTTCCAACCCCGCTCACCCCCAGGGAAAAAGAAATTTATCGTCTGATTCTTGAAGAAGATTCAAATCAGGAAATTGCGGATAAACTGTTTATAAGTGTAAGGACGGTAGAGGTACACAAACGAAACCTACTGGAGAAAACAGGTGCTAAAAATTCGACCGGTCTGGTACTTTATGCTATTAAAAACAACCTTTTTGAAGGTATTTAA
- a CDS encoding transposase, producing the protein MKKKNDSQYVKRTQRDYSYTFKMQVVREVENGELGLNAAQRKYGIQGNATVKTWLLKYGSLDWDNKSHLSLEKTPEQKLLELEAKVRLLEKQKNTLEKELEFTNKKAIIFDMMIDIAEEELKVPIRKKSLPQQLIDSRLNKKKG; encoded by the coding sequence ATGAAAAAGAAGAATGATTCTCAGTATGTTAAGCGAACACAGCGAGATTACAGTTATACCTTTAAAATGCAGGTTGTCCGCGAGGTCGAGAATGGTGAATTAGGCCTGAATGCAGCTCAAAGAAAATACGGTATTCAGGGCAATGCGACAGTTAAGACTTGGTTATTAAAATATGGTAGCTTAGATTGGGATAATAAATCTCACCTCAGTTTGGAAAAAACACCTGAACAAAAGTTACTAGAGCTGGAAGCAAAAGTCCGGTTACTAGAGAAGCAAAAAAACACTCTGGAGAAGGAACTGGAGTTTACAAATAAGAAAGCTATCATCTTTGATATGATGATTGATATCGCTGAAGAAGAGCTTAAAGTGCCTATCAGAAAAAAGTCCTTACCTCAACAGTTGATCGATTCAAGATTGAACAAAAAGAAGGGATAA
- a CDS encoding IS3 family transposase: MGINRQVYYRAIKRTKDKQQVASQALEIIEKVRMRMPRIGTRKLYYLLYDELKEIGVGRDRLFAIMKANHLQIVPKRQYHITTDSHHRFRKHKNLVDGLKLERPEQVWVSDITYIGNRQSPMYLSLVTDAYSKKIIGFNVSNSLNASGAIEAMKRALKNRKYANRDLIHHSDRGLQYCCDGYQQLLKKHKVTCSMTESYDPYQNAIAERINGILKHEFIRGITTTDQELMSKLITESVDIYNNERPHWSCWMNTPNFMHEQKSIPIKTYKSKKSTEVVPGAK; encoded by the coding sequence TTGGGGATAAATAGACAGGTCTATTACCGAGCCATTAAAAGAACAAAGGATAAGCAACAGGTAGCTAGCCAGGCTTTAGAAATCATTGAAAAAGTAAGAATGAGAATGCCCCGAATCGGCACCCGAAAGCTATATTATCTGCTATACGATGAACTTAAGGAAATTGGAGTAGGCCGAGACAGGTTATTTGCTATCATGAAGGCCAATCATCTACAGATTGTCCCGAAAAGGCAATATCATATCACTACAGACTCACATCACAGGTTTAGAAAACATAAAAACCTGGTTGATGGGTTGAAACTGGAACGACCAGAACAAGTTTGGGTATCAGATATCACCTACATAGGTAACAGACAAAGCCCGATGTATTTATCGTTGGTTACAGATGCTTATTCTAAGAAGATTATAGGCTTTAATGTCTCAAACAGCCTAAATGCTTCAGGAGCCATTGAGGCCATGAAACGTGCGCTTAAAAACCGAAAATATGCAAATAGAGACCTTATTCATCATTCTGACAGGGGGCTGCAATATTGTTGTGATGGGTATCAACAGCTACTAAAAAAACACAAAGTAACATGCAGTATGACTGAAAGCTATGATCCCTACCAAAATGCTATAGCAGAAAGGATCAATGGAATATTAAAACATGAGTTCATACGAGGTATCACTACAACAGATCAGGAACTCATGAGTAAGCTCATAACAGAATCCGTTGATATTTATAACAATGAAAGACCTCATTGGAGTTGTTGGATGAATACACCTAACTTCATGCATGAACAGAAATCTATTCCAATTAAAACTTATAAATCAAAAAAAAGCACCGAGGTAGTCCCCGGTGCTAAATAA
- a CDS encoding TonB-dependent receptor plug domain-containing protein, with protein MKKLLAFFLISALSFGAMAQDDGDLYELSLEDLMQIDIYSVSKKAESLFDAPLSSSTLTSDEIVNSGATSIPEALRLIPGLIVREQANGVYDVHLRGLDNLTRYGNAADAGNLITLIMIDGRPVFNNNLGGVYWEAIPIGLIDVERIEVVRGPSAPLYGPNAVAGVINIITKNITKDGVTAHADLRAGTNNTQIGGVNVGYKFSEKFSAALSGNFEIRDRHDDQYFDYATGSFTDYANITDITPNYIKDQDQALDKKGVNLFMDYTPTERFSLQLQSGLQDASIQKVYQDNTYTPFSNGSYESKYVSINTTFNNLRGRFSFVDGYDNLDKAATFPLLKYDYKTIDASIEYDLSINEKLSIRPGLSYQSAQYSDEPYVDPENGILGVLNDEQTIRSFAGSLGFDYDLTEDWRIVGGIRMDKFSTPDEAYISYQLATTYNLNEKNLIRAVYAKSNSGSFIGPNYVNIVFPSNGNIVNYTGNEDLDLFQIQMVELGYRSKISNNLELNIELFRQVAENAYVIIFDAAPGLVSYTYENIDAKAKQNGVTLSANYVASNKFQVKPFITYQKTEVEDLPTGYRTANVDPVNNINNTVDVDNDQTPSLFGGLYLNYKPVKNLNINLNPYYMGEQNQYSFYSLSNPASDIGEIDSKLILNAKIGYDITKNINIYLNARNLADNDSREFIGADRNGRLLLGGVRVQL; from the coding sequence ATGAAAAAACTTTTAGCATTTTTTTTAATTTCTGCGCTCTCTTTTGGCGCTATGGCGCAGGATGATGGTGATTTATATGAATTGTCTCTGGAGGACCTCATGCAAATCGATATTTATTCTGTTTCTAAAAAAGCAGAATCACTTTTTGATGCGCCTCTTTCCAGCTCTACTTTAACATCTGATGAAATTGTTAATTCCGGTGCCACAAGCATCCCTGAAGCTTTGCGCCTGATTCCTGGCCTTATTGTAAGAGAGCAGGCCAATGGTGTTTATGATGTGCATTTAAGAGGCCTGGATAACCTGACCAGATATGGAAACGCAGCTGATGCCGGTAACCTGATCACCCTGATTATGATTGATGGCAGACCGGTATTTAACAATAATCTTGGCGGTGTATACTGGGAGGCTATTCCTATAGGCTTAATTGATGTGGAAAGAATAGAGGTGGTCAGGGGGCCGTCTGCTCCTTTGTACGGACCGAATGCGGTTGCCGGCGTTATCAATATCATCACTAAAAATATAACAAAAGATGGTGTCACTGCACATGCTGATCTCCGTGCCGGCACCAACAATACACAAATAGGAGGAGTCAATGTTGGCTACAAATTCAGTGAGAAATTCAGCGCTGCACTATCCGGTAATTTCGAAATCCGTGACAGGCATGATGACCAGTATTTTGATTATGCCACTGGCTCATTCACCGATTATGCAAATATTACTGATATTACTCCCAACTATATCAAAGATCAGGACCAGGCTTTGGATAAAAAGGGTGTAAACCTCTTTATGGACTATACTCCCACTGAGAGATTTAGCTTGCAATTACAGTCGGGGCTGCAAGATGCTTCTATTCAAAAGGTTTATCAGGATAATACTTACACACCTTTCTCTAATGGTAGCTATGAATCCAAATATGTAAGCATTAATACCACTTTTAATAACTTAAGAGGCCGGTTTTCATTTGTAGATGGCTATGATAACCTGGATAAGGCAGCTACTTTTCCGTTATTAAAATATGATTATAAAACCATTGATGCTTCCATTGAATATGACTTGAGTATAAATGAAAAGCTTTCCATACGTCCCGGATTAAGCTATCAATCAGCGCAGTACAGTGACGAACCTTATGTTGATCCTGAAAATGGTATCTTAGGTGTACTTAATGATGAGCAAACTATCCGGAGTTTTGCCGGGTCGTTAGGGTTCGATTATGATCTTACTGAGGATTGGAGAATTGTAGGAGGAATCAGAATGGATAAATTTTCTACTCCCGATGAAGCGTATATATCTTATCAATTAGCCACTACCTATAATCTCAATGAAAAGAATCTTATACGAGCGGTTTATGCAAAATCAAACAGCGGTTCTTTTATTGGCCCCAACTACGTGAATATAGTATTTCCTAGCAATGGAAACATTGTTAACTATACAGGAAATGAGGATCTGGACTTATTCCAGATTCAGATGGTAGAACTTGGATACAGAAGTAAAATATCCAACAATCTGGAGCTAAACATTGAGCTATTCAGACAGGTTGCCGAAAATGCCTATGTTATTATTTTTGATGCTGCACCAGGTTTGGTAAGTTATACCTATGAAAATATTGATGCCAAGGCCAAACAAAATGGTGTAACCTTATCTGCAAACTATGTAGCAAGCAATAAATTTCAGGTAAAGCCTTTTATAACCTATCAGAAAACAGAGGTGGAAGATTTACCAACCGGTTACAGAACTGCCAATGTTGACCCTGTCAATAACATAAACAATACAGTGGATGTTGACAATGACCAGACTCCTTCATTGTTTGGGGGCTTATATCTGAACTATAAGCCCGTTAAGAATCTCAACATTAATCTCAACCCTTATTATATGGGGGAGCAGAACCAGTATAGCTTCTACAGCTTATCTAACCCTGCGTCCGATATAGGTGAAATTGACAGCAAGCTTATCTTAAATGCCAAGATAGGATACGATATAACGAAAAACATCAATATTTACTTAAATGCCCGAAACCTTGCTGATAACGATAGCCGGGAATTCATAGGTGCTGATAGAAACGGAAGATTATTACTAGGTGGTGTAAGAGTGCAGTTGTAA
- a CDS encoding YfiR family protein, protein MNKFLNFRYLLVAFLVAASLQSNAQATDDQVKTVFVFNFTRYIQWPTNESDFTIGILGNDAALEKAFLDMASKKSTSTKKIIIKSFTSASEAGNCDILYIPKDHSAQFSQVKAKDLKNVLIITEKAGLGRQGSGINFIEVDGKMRFEINKGEIERAGLKVSSQLLGLANEV, encoded by the coding sequence ATGAACAAATTTTTAAATTTCAGGTATTTACTGGTAGCTTTTCTGGTTGCAGCAAGCCTTCAATCAAATGCTCAAGCCACTGATGATCAAGTTAAAACGGTATTCGTTTTTAACTTCACAAGATACATCCAATGGCCTACAAATGAAAGTGATTTTACCATCGGAATTTTAGGCAATGACGCTGCTCTTGAAAAAGCATTTTTGGATATGGCTTCCAAAAAATCAACCTCAACTAAAAAGATCATTATCAAGAGTTTTACTTCAGCCAGTGAGGCAGGTAACTGCGACATTCTTTACATACCAAAAGATCACAGCGCTCAATTTTCACAGGTGAAAGCTAAAGATCTTAAAAACGTTCTGATTATTACAGAAAAAGCAGGCTTGGGCCGTCAGGGCAGTGGAATCAACTTTATTGAAGTCGACGGAAAAATGAGATTTGAGATTAATAAAGGCGAGATCGAAAGAGCGGGGCTAAAGGTATCAAGCCAGCTGTTAGGACTTGCTAATGAAGTTTAA